The following proteins are co-located in the Gloeocapsa sp. PCC 7428 genome:
- the pyk gene encoding pyruvate kinase, with amino-acid sequence MQLPGSSPRRTKIVATIGPATSQPEVLRALIEAGATTLRLNFSHGTHADHQRSVRLIRQIAFELDQPVAILQDLQGPKIRLGRFETGSVVVCKGDVFTLTSQPIVGTQHKSCVTYDNLAQEVPVGATILLDDGRVEMVVKEVDRVAQELHCRVVVGGVLSNNKGVNFPGVYLSIKALTEKDREDLMFGLDQGVDWVALSFVRNPQDVLEVKDLISSTGKQVPVVAKIEKHEAIEQMEAILALCDGVMVARGDLGVELPAEDVPILQKRLIATANRLGIPIITATQMLDSMVHSPRPTRAEVSDVANAILDGTDAVMLSNETAVGKYPVEAVATMARIAVRIEQEQGLAANPHKIKDTRHSIPNAISQAVGQIAEQLEASAIMTLTKTGSTARNVSKFRPATPILAITPHVDIARQLQLVWGVKPLLLLDLASTNQTFQAALNVAQEKQLLKQGDLVVMTAGTLQGVSGSTDLIKVEVVKAILGRGHGIGQGSVSGRARVAYDPMDVGKFNPGEILVASSTNADYVEAIRKAAAIIIEEESSTCHAAVIGQCLNVPVIVGVKQATEVIRDGAILTLDVHRGLIYSGVV; translated from the coding sequence ATGCAACTACCAGGTTCCTCCCCACGTCGGACGAAAATTGTCGCCACCATTGGTCCAGCCACTAGCCAGCCCGAAGTACTACGTGCGTTGATTGAAGCAGGCGCTACGACCCTACGACTTAATTTCTCGCATGGTACTCATGCCGATCATCAACGTAGCGTCCGTCTAATTCGCCAAATCGCCTTTGAACTCGATCAACCCGTAGCGATTCTGCAAGATTTACAAGGACCAAAAATTCGTTTAGGACGGTTTGAAACTGGTTCTGTCGTCGTGTGCAAAGGAGATGTATTTACTCTCACGAGCCAGCCAATTGTTGGTACACAGCATAAAAGTTGCGTGACTTACGATAACTTAGCACAAGAAGTTCCTGTTGGTGCGACAATTCTCCTCGATGATGGTCGAGTTGAAATGGTCGTTAAAGAAGTCGATCGCGTCGCCCAAGAGTTGCATTGTCGCGTTGTTGTAGGTGGGGTACTTTCTAACAACAAAGGAGTCAATTTCCCAGGCGTCTATTTATCAATCAAGGCACTGACAGAAAAAGACCGTGAAGATTTAATGTTCGGTCTCGATCAAGGCGTGGATTGGGTAGCACTGTCGTTTGTGCGTAACCCGCAAGACGTTTTAGAAGTGAAAGACCTGATTTCCAGTACAGGAAAGCAAGTACCAGTCGTTGCCAAAATTGAAAAGCATGAAGCGATCGAACAAATGGAAGCGATTTTGGCTTTATGCGATGGCGTTATGGTAGCCAGAGGCGATTTAGGCGTAGAACTTCCTGCTGAAGATGTTCCTATCTTACAAAAGCGCTTGATTGCGACGGCAAACCGCTTGGGTATTCCAATTATTACAGCGACACAGATGTTAGACAGCATGGTCCACAGTCCGCGACCCACTCGCGCGGAAGTTTCTGACGTTGCTAACGCGATCTTAGATGGTACCGATGCTGTAATGCTTTCTAACGAAACTGCTGTAGGTAAGTATCCGGTGGAAGCTGTGGCAACAATGGCACGAATTGCGGTCAGAATCGAGCAAGAACAAGGTTTAGCTGCAAATCCACATAAAATTAAAGATACCCGCCATTCGATTCCCAATGCGATTAGCCAAGCCGTAGGTCAAATTGCGGAACAGTTGGAAGCTTCAGCAATTATGACGCTGACAAAAACCGGTTCGACTGCGCGTAACGTTTCTAAGTTTCGTCCAGCAACACCGATACTCGCGATTACACCGCACGTCGATATTGCGCGACAATTGCAACTGGTATGGGGTGTGAAACCCTTGTTACTCCTAGATTTAGCTTCGACAAATCAGACGTTTCAAGCTGCGTTGAATGTTGCTCAGGAAAAGCAATTACTCAAACAAGGCGATTTAGTCGTGATGACTGCTGGAACTCTTCAAGGTGTTTCGGGTTCTACCGATCTCATCAAAGTTGAAGTCGTCAAAGCAATTCTCGGTCGCGGTCATGGCATTGGACAAGGTTCAGTGAGTGGACGCGCGCGCGTAGCATATGACCCGATGGATGTTGGTAAGTTTAATCCTGGAGAAATTCTCGTTGCATCGAGTACAAATGCTGATTATGTTGAAGCAATTCGTAAAGCTGCTGCGATTATTATCGAGGAAGAAAGCTCGACGTGTCATGCCGCAGTGATTGGGCAATGCTTGAATGTCCCAGTGATTGTTGGTGTTAAACAAGCTACAGAAGTCATTCGCGATGGAGCAATCTTAACGTTGGATGTTCATCGAGGGTTGATTTATTCTGGAGTTGTTTAA
- the crtR gene encoding beta-carotene hydroxylase — MSEAQKPMTVPKEFLIAPGGLNITVTMFLAAVIMLVLSNLGYWLWEWPHWCCFTTNVLALHIAGTVIHDACHQSAHRNRTINAILGHGSALMLAFSFPVFTRVHLQHHAHVNDPENDPDYFVSTAGPLWLINARFLYHEIFFFKRQLWRNYELLEWFIGRLIVVAIFWVSIQYHFLGYILNFWFIPSAIVGLALGLFFDYFPHRPHESRDRWKNARVYPNRILNLLIMGQNYHLIHHLWPSIPWYNYQPAYYATKPLLDAKGSPQTLGILQARKDFWNFVYDVFIGIRLHHHNNRGQRSEVGDQRSEVRVKS; from the coding sequence ATGTCAGAGGCACAAAAGCCAATGACAGTCCCCAAGGAGTTTTTAATTGCGCCAGGGGGTCTAAATATTACAGTCACAATGTTTTTAGCCGCAGTCATCATGCTAGTCTTGTCTAACTTAGGCTACTGGCTGTGGGAATGGCCGCACTGGTGCTGTTTTACAACGAATGTGCTGGCTTTACACATTGCGGGTACAGTCATTCACGATGCTTGTCATCAATCTGCCCACCGTAACCGCACAATTAACGCGATTTTAGGGCATGGTAGTGCGTTGATGTTAGCGTTTTCCTTTCCCGTCTTTACGCGAGTACATTTGCAGCATCACGCCCATGTCAACGACCCTGAAAACGATCCTGATTATTTTGTTTCTACCGCAGGTCCGCTATGGTTGATTAATGCTCGATTTTTATATCACGAGATATTTTTCTTCAAACGGCAACTGTGGCGCAATTATGAGTTACTAGAATGGTTTATCGGTCGTTTGATTGTTGTTGCGATCTTTTGGGTTTCGATTCAGTACCATTTCTTGGGTTACATCCTGAATTTTTGGTTTATTCCTTCTGCGATTGTGGGACTCGCTTTAGGATTATTCTTCGATTATTTCCCTCATCGTCCCCATGAATCGCGCGATCGCTGGAAAAATGCCCGCGTTTACCCTAATCGCATCTTGAATCTCCTGATTATGGGGCAAAACTATCACTTAATTCACCATCTATGGCCTTCAATTCCATGGTATAATTACCAACCTGCTTACTATGCAACTAAGCCGCTGCTTGATGCGAAAGGTTCTCCGCAAACTTTAGGCATCTTACAAGCAAGAAAAGATTTCTGGAATTTTGTTTATGACGTGTTTATCGGTATTCGCTTACACCATCATAACAATAGAGGTCAGAGGTCAGAGGTCGGAGATCAGAGGTCTGAGGTCAGGGTTAAAAGTTAG
- a CDS encoding glycosyltransferase family 4 protein encodes MLKLLFVSTSVGPLGTGLGGGVELSLYNIAHEMRRRGHQVQIVAPKGSYFESLPDIVQIPGELQIIAQSQERSDPVVMPGNSVLANMWEYARQVQAEYDLIVNFAYDWLPFYLTPFFSRPIAHFVSMGSLYDAMDRIIEQTADRFFGTIGFYTASQAQTFALNYDCPCLGSGIDLSLYEFCAQPQKCLAWLGRIAPEKGLEDAVAAANMTQIPLKIMGKMQDETYWKQICAAYPNAPMEYFGFLSTSEMQQQVRQCQALLMTPRWVEAFGNVAIEALACGVPVISYRRGGPAEIVQDGKTGFLVEPDSVAGLVNAIARLKEIDRYTCRQQAETEFSLEALGDRFEKWFRDILVRREG; translated from the coding sequence TTGCTAAAACTATTATTTGTTTCTACTTCAGTTGGACCGCTAGGCACTGGACTTGGTGGCGGCGTGGAATTAAGCTTATACAATATCGCCCACGAAATGCGGCGACGCGGGCATCAGGTGCAAATTGTTGCGCCGAAGGGTTCGTATTTTGAATCATTACCTGATATTGTACAAATTCCAGGCGAGTTACAAATTATTGCCCAAAGTCAGGAACGTAGCGATCCGGTTGTCATGCCTGGGAACTCGGTATTAGCAAATATGTGGGAGTATGCGCGGCAAGTACAAGCGGAGTATGACTTAATTGTAAATTTTGCTTACGATTGGTTGCCTTTTTACCTCACACCGTTTTTTAGCCGTCCGATCGCACACTTTGTCAGTATGGGATCGCTTTATGACGCGATGGATCGGATTATCGAACAAACAGCAGATCGCTTTTTTGGAACAATTGGCTTTTACACCGCATCGCAAGCACAAACGTTTGCGCTGAATTACGATTGTCCGTGTTTAGGAAGTGGAATTGATTTATCACTGTATGAATTTTGCGCGCAACCACAAAAGTGTTTAGCATGGTTAGGCAGAATTGCGCCTGAAAAAGGTTTAGAAGATGCAGTCGCAGCGGCGAATATGACGCAAATTCCCTTAAAGATCATGGGGAAAATGCAAGATGAAACTTACTGGAAACAAATTTGTGCGGCTTATCCCAATGCACCGATGGAATATTTCGGCTTTCTTTCAACATCCGAAATGCAGCAGCAAGTGCGTCAGTGTCAGGCGTTATTAATGACTCCGCGTTGGGTAGAAGCTTTTGGAAATGTTGCAATTGAAGCGCTAGCGTGTGGCGTTCCTGTGATATCTTACCGTCGCGGTGGTCCAGCAGAAATTGTGCAAGACGGTAAAACAGGGTTTTTGGTAGAACCGGATAGTGTTGCGGGGTTAGTAAATGCGATCGCCCGTCTCAAAGAAATTGACCGTTACACTTGTCGTCAACAAGCCGAAACAGAATTTTCATTAGAAGCATTAGGCGATCGCTTTGAAAAGTGGTTTCGAGATATCTTAGTGAGGCGTGAGGGGTAA
- the aroH gene encoding chorismate mutase: MEWQVRAIRGATTVSENTYEAIREAVLELLAEIEARNQLEPHQIISATFSVTRDLDVVFPAAIARERPCWDNVPMLDVQQMHVERSLQRCIRLLLHVNLPVSHTQIYHTYLRGAKSLRPDWNLSPKRGEGRGVRGSHSRAEVSSVERSGVEGILNV; encoded by the coding sequence GTGGAGTGGCAAGTTCGAGCAATTCGCGGTGCAACAACGGTTTCAGAAAATACCTACGAGGCAATCCGAGAAGCCGTGTTAGAACTACTAGCAGAAATTGAAGCACGAAACCAACTCGAACCCCATCAAATTATTAGTGCGACATTCTCAGTCACCCGCGATCTTGATGTTGTCTTTCCCGCAGCGATCGCCCGCGAACGTCCGTGTTGGGATAATGTCCCGATGCTCGATGTACAGCAAATGCACGTAGAGCGCAGTTTACAACGGTGTATCCGCTTACTGCTCCACGTTAATCTCCCCGTTTCCCACACCCAGATTTATCACACTTATTTGCGTGGTGCGAAATCCTTACGCCCCGACTGGAATTTATCCCCAAAGAGGGGTGAGGGGCGAGGAGTGAGGGGGAGCCACTCTCGTGCGGAGGTGTCCTCCGTTGAGAGAAGTGGCGTTGAGGGAATTTTGAATGTTTGA
- the sppA gene encoding signal peptide peptidase SppA, with product MVWPFKPSFRKQIARIEITGAIASATRKRVLDALKTVEEKRFPALLLRIDSPGGTVGDSQEIYSALKRLRDKIKIVASFGNISASGGVYIGMGAQHIMANPGTITGSIGVILRGNNLERLLQKVGVSFKVVKSGPYKDILAFDRELTQPEENILQELIDTSYIQFVQTVAEGRNLSVETVKSFADGRIFTGQQALELGVVDRLGTEEDARRWAAELVGLDPEKTLCYTLEERKPLLTRLISGDSQISSCISSGIDWVEFDLSTNGLPLWLYRP from the coding sequence ATGGTGTGGCCTTTTAAGCCGTCGTTTCGGAAACAAATTGCACGAATTGAAATTACAGGGGCGATCGCTAGTGCAACTCGCAAGCGAGTCCTCGACGCCCTCAAAACAGTAGAAGAGAAGCGTTTTCCTGCTTTACTTCTACGCATTGATAGCCCAGGGGGAACAGTTGGCGATTCCCAAGAAATTTACAGTGCCTTAAAGCGCCTGCGCGACAAGATTAAGATTGTTGCTAGCTTCGGCAATATTTCGGCTTCTGGTGGCGTTTACATTGGTATGGGCGCGCAACATATCATGGCAAACCCTGGCACCATTACCGGAAGTATTGGTGTAATTCTCCGAGGCAATAATCTCGAACGCCTCCTGCAAAAAGTTGGGGTGTCGTTTAAGGTCGTTAAGTCAGGTCCTTATAAAGATATTTTGGCATTCGACCGCGAATTAACTCAACCGGAAGAAAATATATTACAAGAATTAATCGATACAAGTTACATCCAATTCGTGCAAACTGTTGCCGAGGGGCGGAACTTGTCAGTAGAGACTGTAAAAAGTTTTGCTGATGGTCGGATCTTTACAGGACAGCAAGCATTAGAATTAGGCGTGGTAGACCGTCTCGGTACAGAAGAAGATGCCCGTCGTTGGGCAGCAGAACTTGTAGGGCTAGATCCAGAGAAAACTTTGTGTTACACGTTAGAAGAACGCAAGCCATTGCTGACACGGCTAATTTCAGGAGATAGTCAAATCTCGTCCTGCATATCGTCTGGAATCGATTGGGTAGAGTTTGATCTTTCTACTAATGGTCTACCGTTATGGTTGTATAGACCATAA
- a CDS encoding SagB/ThcOx family dehydrogenase: protein MPEHHKSIAQHYHDRTKYHPETIAAKSQGLDWSKQPVPFKDYKIGTSYDLKPYIQEENLAFSDEPVALWWRRLSRLLFCSYGLTAKLPSMMNPIYLRAAPSAGGLYPAEVYLISRGTPLLPAGLYSYQPQTHSLIHFWENDVWQSLQTACFGHSALEKTDLAIVTTAVFYRSAWRYQDRAYRRIFLDTGHLLGNIELACALNDYRAHLIGGFADEIVNQLLYLDAQQEGAIAVVGLADLLDVQQNFPVGITALPSTTQTNYPHIPDGELLGYCHRATQIEPDAEADNSEVTPTTSLEDKYNFPFCLKVPTATASIDWGLNLEGLERTILRRRSTRAYSGADLTLDELKALLDFTYQPQNYIEQGLEESPDYFDLNLIETFIAVSGVSGLEEGCYYYAPKAQELRQIRFKNFRRELHYLCLGQELGRDAAAVLFHTADLKTAVTQYGDRVYRYLHMDAGHLGQRLNLAAIYLNLGVSGIGGFFDDLVNEVLGIPAEEAVIYITTIGRQR, encoded by the coding sequence ATGCCGGAACATCACAAATCAATTGCTCAACATTACCACGATCGCACTAAATATCACCCTGAAACGATCGCCGCTAAAAGTCAAGGGCTGGATTGGAGTAAGCAACCAGTCCCGTTTAAAGATTACAAAATTGGCACAAGTTATGACTTAAAGCCTTACATCCAAGAAGAAAATCTTGCCTTTTCCGATGAACCTGTCGCTTTGTGGTGGCGACGATTATCGCGACTCTTATTTTGCAGCTATGGGCTAACGGCGAAATTGCCCAGCATGATGAACCCGATTTATTTACGGGCTGCACCTTCGGCGGGTGGTTTGTATCCGGCTGAAGTTTATCTGATTTCGCGCGGAACACCGTTACTTCCAGCAGGATTGTATAGTTACCAACCACAAACACATTCCTTGATTCACTTTTGGGAAAATGATGTTTGGCAATCGTTGCAAACCGCTTGTTTTGGACACTCTGCATTAGAGAAAACCGATTTAGCGATTGTCACCACAGCTGTTTTTTATCGCTCAGCATGGCGCTATCAAGACCGCGCGTATCGGCGTATATTTCTGGATACAGGTCACTTGTTGGGAAATATTGAGTTAGCCTGTGCGTTGAATGATTATCGGGCGCATTTGATCGGTGGTTTTGCCGATGAAATTGTTAATCAATTACTTTACCTCGATGCACAACAAGAAGGCGCGATCGCTGTTGTCGGTTTAGCCGACTTACTTGATGTCCAACAAAATTTTCCTGTAGGAATCACCGCTTTACCTTCTACCACGCAAACGAATTATCCTCATATACCTGATGGCGAACTTTTAGGTTACTGTCACCGTGCAACGCAAATTGAACCAGACGCGGAGGCGGATAATTCTGAAGTTACGCCCACTACCTCGCTAGAAGATAAGTACAACTTTCCCTTCTGTCTCAAAGTTCCTACTGCAACTGCGTCCATCGACTGGGGTTTAAATCTTGAAGGATTAGAACGCACAATTCTTCGGCGACGTTCAACACGGGCTTACAGTGGTGCGGATTTAACTTTAGATGAACTTAAGGCGTTACTTGATTTTACGTATCAACCGCAAAACTACATCGAACAAGGTTTAGAGGAGTCTCCTGATTACTTCGACTTAAATTTAATTGAAACTTTTATTGCTGTATCAGGAGTGAGTGGATTAGAAGAAGGCTGCTATTACTACGCACCAAAAGCACAAGAATTGCGACAAATTCGCTTTAAAAACTTCCGCCGCGAGTTGCACTATCTCTGTTTGGGGCAAGAACTCGGTCGCGATGCTGCTGCTGTATTATTTCACACCGCAGACTTAAAAACCGCAGTTACTCAGTACGGCGATCGCGTTTATCGCTATTTGCATATGGATGCTGGACATCTAGGACAAAGATTAAATTTAGCAGCAATTTATCTCAACCTAGGTGTGAGTGGCATTGGTGGTTTTTTTGACGATCTCGTTAATGAAGTCTTAGGAATTCCTGCTGAAGAAGCCGTTATTTATATTACAACAATTGGACGACAACGATAA
- a CDS encoding DMT family transporter, which yields MQIKLTESRLPFASLLLIAPFFLWGTAMVAMKGVIPHTTPLFMAGVRLVPAGILVLAAGAIMRKPQPQSWQAWLWISIFALVDGALFQGFLAEGLVRTSAGLGSVMIDSQPIAVALLSCWLFGESIGLWGWLGLFIGIVGIGLIGLPDEWFLGTASSVNLTFASLFESGEWLMLLAALSMAVGTVIIRYVSRYADPVVATGWHMILGGLPLFALSSAVESQQWGNIDLSGWMALGYSTIFGSAIAYGLFFYFASSGNLTSLSSLTFLTPVFALLFGNLLLGEVLSPLQWTGVSLTLISIYLINQREVLGIGGKISAVAEELETTTVPVSLSIEDSEP from the coding sequence ATGCAAATCAAACTAACTGAATCTCGACTTCCCTTCGCGTCGCTTTTATTAATTGCGCCATTTTTTTTGTGGGGAACCGCAATGGTAGCAATGAAAGGAGTTATCCCGCATACGACACCGCTGTTTATGGCAGGAGTGCGGTTAGTGCCTGCCGGAATTTTAGTATTAGCAGCCGGTGCGATTATGCGTAAACCGCAGCCTCAAAGTTGGCAAGCATGGTTGTGGATTAGCATTTTTGCGCTTGTCGATGGCGCGCTGTTTCAAGGCTTCCTTGCTGAGGGGTTAGTGCGCACGAGTGCGGGGTTGGGTTCAGTGATGATTGATTCGCAGCCGATTGCTGTGGCTTTGCTATCGTGTTGGTTATTTGGCGAAAGCATTGGGCTGTGGGGCTGGCTAGGGCTGTTTATTGGTATTGTGGGAATCGGTTTGATTGGTTTACCAGATGAATGGTTTTTAGGTACGGCAAGTTCTGTTAATCTTACTTTCGCTTCCTTATTTGAAAGTGGCGAATGGTTAATGCTACTCGCTGCGCTGTCGATGGCGGTGGGAACCGTAATTATTCGTTATGTCAGTCGCTATGCTGACCCAGTCGTGGCAACAGGGTGGCATATGATTTTAGGCGGCTTGCCGTTATTTGCATTGAGTAGTGCTGTAGAGTCACAGCAGTGGGGCAATATCGATTTATCCGGCTGGATGGCACTGGGGTATTCGACGATATTTGGAAGTGCGATCGCGTACGGTTTATTCTTTTACTTCGCCTCTAGCGGAAACCTCACAAGCTTGAGTTCATTAACGTTTCTGACTCCTGTTTTTGCTTTATTATTTGGCAATCTCTTACTTGGTGAAGTTCTTAGCCCTTTACAATGGACAGGTGTCAGCTTAACTTTAATTAGCATCTACCTGATTAACCAGCGCGAAGTTTTGGGAATTGGTGGTAAAATTTCTGCGGTGGCAGAAGAATTGGAAACAACTACTGTACCTGTTTCTTTATCAATTGAAGATTCAGAACCTTGA
- a CDS encoding anion transporter, whose product MVNFLQYASIGAIALTYLGLGLGYFPGLRMNRATIALVGSAVLIALGVLSLAEAWQAIDPKTIVFLLSMMIVNANLAYAGFFQVALAFLLHLTRSPFGLLVVLTFGSGFLSAFLLNDTLALVFTPLTLSLTQTLKLNPIPYLLALAAATNIGSVATISGNPQNILIGSFSGIGYVEFARLLAPVAVVGLCLQIALLWWYYPEVRSLQAVPGEATQVSYRIYRPLFIKSVVITLALLTSFVLGVPLAEAALVAAALLLITRRLKPERVLNEIDWNLLVMFSGLFILTRGTQKLNMLAPFTAWVDDPAGLLGVTAILSNLISNVPAVLLIEPLISREDTRSWLMLAAGATLAGNLSLFGAVANLITAEAAARLGYKLTFWEHLRFGLPLTVLTLAIVYFWVR is encoded by the coding sequence GTGGTGAATTTTTTGCAATACGCCAGCATTGGTGCGATCGCCTTAACCTACTTAGGCTTGGGTTTGGGTTACTTTCCAGGGTTACGCATGAATCGGGCGACGATCGCGCTTGTCGGTTCTGCGGTTCTCATTGCCTTGGGCGTACTAAGTCTTGCTGAAGCATGGCAGGCGATTGACCCGAAAACGATTGTTTTCCTGCTAAGTATGATGATCGTTAACGCGAATCTTGCTTATGCAGGTTTCTTTCAAGTCGCGCTGGCGTTTCTTTTACACCTGACGCGCAGCCCCTTTGGTTTATTAGTTGTTTTAACGTTTGGCAGCGGATTTCTTTCGGCATTTCTACTTAACGACACGTTAGCACTCGTCTTTACACCCTTAACTCTTTCGCTCACACAGACGCTGAAACTCAATCCGATTCCTTACTTATTAGCTTTGGCTGCGGCTACAAATATTGGTTCGGTTGCCACAATTAGCGGGAATCCGCAAAATATCTTGATTGGTTCGTTTTCGGGGATCGGTTATGTCGAATTTGCTCGCCTTCTCGCGCCGGTGGCGGTGGTAGGATTGTGTTTGCAAATCGCTTTATTGTGGTGGTACTACCCTGAAGTGCGTTCACTGCAAGCGGTTCCTGGCGAAGCAACGCAAGTTAGTTATCGCATCTATCGACCGCTATTTATCAAAAGCGTCGTTATTACCTTAGCGCTATTGACAAGTTTTGTCTTAGGCGTACCACTGGCTGAGGCGGCGTTAGTTGCTGCGGCTTTATTATTGATTACACGGCGGTTGAAACCCGAACGCGTTCTTAACGAAATCGACTGGAATTTACTCGTGATGTTTTCCGGTTTATTTATTTTGACGCGGGGTACGCAAAAACTGAATATGCTCGCCCCATTCACCGCTTGGGTAGATGATCCCGCCGGACTACTCGGAGTCACCGCAATTTTATCAAATCTCATCTCTAATGTTCCCGCAGTGCTTTTGATTGAACCGTTGATTTCGCGAGAAGATACGCGATCGTGGTTGATGCTAGCAGCGGGAGCAACTTTAGCCGGAAATTTATCGTTATTTGGTGCTGTGGCTAATTTAATTACAGCAGAAGCCGCCGCGAGACTAGGTTATAAACTCACGTTTTGGGAACACTTGCGGTTTGGCTTACCGCTAACTGTGTTGACACTCGCTATCGTTTATTTTTGGGTGCGTTAA